Within the Ensifer canadensis genome, the region TTGCCGACGCCGAACAGGCGTTGCGCGAACTGCGCAATGAAGCGGCCAAGAAGCAGGTCGAGGCGATGCTGTCCGGCGAAGCGGACCAGAACGACACCTATCTCGAAGTGCATTCCGGTGCCGGCGGCACCGAGAGCCAGGATTGGGCCAACATGCTGTTGCGCATGTACACCCGCTGGTCCGAGCGCCAGGGATACAAGGTCGAACTGATGGAAATTCAGGACGGCGAAGAGGCTGGCATCAAATCGGCCACACTGCTCGTCAAGGGCCACAATGCTTATGGTTGGCTGAAGACCGAATCGGGCGTCCACCGCCTGGTTCGCATCTCGCCCTATGACAGCAACGCGCGTCGCCATACGTCGTTCTCTTCGATCTGGGTCTATCCGGTTGTCGACGACTCGATCCAGATCGACATCAACGAGAGCGATTGCCGTATCGACACCTATCGCTCGTCGGGCGCCGGCGGCCAGCACGTCAACACCACCGACTCTGCGGTGCGCATCACGCATATGCCTTCCGGTATCGTCGTACAGTGCCAGCAAGAACGTTCTCAGCACAAGAACCGGGCCAAAGCCTGGGACATGCTGCGCGCCCGCCTTTACGAGTCCGAGTTGAAGAAGCGCGAAGACGCGGCCAACGCCGAAGCAGCATCGAAGACCGATATCGGCTGGGGCCACCAGATCCGCTCCTACGTGCTGCAGCCCTACCAGCTGGTCAAGGACATGCGCACCGGCGTCGAAAGCACGGCGCCGGGTGATGTACTGGACGGCGAGTTGAACGAGTTCATGGAGGCAGCCCTTGCCCACCGCGTCAGCGGTGGTGCTGATGCCGTCGTGGATGATTTGAACTAGTCTGGCACTGCTCGGCGCTCGTGTGCCGGCATGACGTAGGACGTACGGGACGAAGAAGGCCGGGTGTTTTCATCCGGCCTTTGTTTTTGGCTTAGAGCGTGGCACGCAAAGTGCGCGCGGTCATTGGAGATCGCGATGCGCTTCAGTTCGATGCCCGCTCGACCTTGATGTCGCCGAGATCGTCG harbors:
- the prfB gene encoding peptide chain release factor 2 (programmed frameshift) is translated as MRSEIENIVDEIKQAISLLRRHLDWDQAVRRLDWLNNKAEDPSLWNDAAEAQKLMRERQQLDDGINGLRRFEQQLSDNIELIELGEEEGDAAIVADAEQALRELRNEAAKKQVEAMLSGEADQNDTYLEVHSGAGGTESQDWANMLLRMYTRWSERQGYKVELMEIQDGEEAGIKSATLLVKGHNAYGWLKTESGVHRLVRISPYDSNARRHTSFSSIWVYPVVDDSIQIDINESDCRIDTYRSSGAGGQHVNTTDSAVRITHMPSGIVVQCQQERSQHKNRAKAWDMLRARLYESELKKREDAANAEAASKTDIGWGHQIRSYVLQPYQLVKDMRTGVESTAPGDVLDGELNEFMEAALAHRVSGGADAVVDDLN